The Primulina tabacum isolate GXHZ01 chromosome 1, ASM2559414v2, whole genome shotgun sequence genome contains the following window.
ATAGTCATATCGAGATTCAACGGGGAATTAACCTTTCAAACTAAACCAAGAAATCTAAGCATGTAGTGTCACAAATTACAACCGGTAAAATATCCtaaaaaattaacaaataaaaactGATGTAATCTTATAATCACCCTTCTTTGGggttttttgaaatattttcaacGTCAACTCCAAATGTTCAtaaaatagtaataataataatgtaggCTTAATACATTGTACCTGTTATCATGGTTGTACCTGATGATTTTTTGGTattaattgaataaaaaatatagaCCAACAAACAATAGGTCGCATTCAAtttcttatttttcatttataaatgttttcaaaaattaaaacagTGGAGTAtaagtttaaatataaaaaagatAAATAATGTATAATGTTCAATATATTTATAGAATTATCAAACTATGAAGctaaaaaaatctaaataataATTTGTATAGTACTTGTCTAGCTATTTTGACATGTTAAGGATAAAAAAGTTCAATTACAAGAATTTATTATCAAATGCACAACAAGACAAATGTTAATTCAGGAAATATTCACATAATCGTCtaacttttaattaaaatttctaaaatgGTTAGaattaaaagaagaaaattcaGGGAAAActcaacatttttttttaaaaatatcgagtttaaaaaaatttgtagatttttttaaaaaaattatcaattaatcgagaggattaaattaaaattagaatatgatgatacgataaaAATCCTATTTCTAtttgagtaagtctcttgtgagacggatctcacgaatctttatctgtgagacgggtcaaccctaccgatattcacaataaaaagtaatacttttagcataaaaggtaataatttttcatagataacccaaataaaatattcgtctcacaaaatacgacccgttagaccgtctcacacaagtttttatctttctatttataatttagagatataacaaaatattacATTAATATGTACAGATCTACTTGTCATATATAACAAATTATGTATTCATTGAAACTCTATACCTATAAATAAAAAGCCCATAACCGTGATTTCACATTCGAACAGAGTCATCTCACCTTTTTTTATTTGACACACAGAAATATATTTTGAGGTGGTTTGGTTCCATTGAAGAAATCGGTTGGATGTATTTCCTCGGGTGTTATTTTTTTAATCGCATCAAATTATTTTCTTCACTCTTTTATTTGTATGTTTAAGTGGTTATGCAATTTAATAGTTTCGTAGATAAACATTAAATATTTTCTGGGCCCTTCTCAAAATGGGCTTGAAACTACTCTTAGGCCCACCTTAGGTCCAGTTAGGCGGCCCATTACATTTatgttttttcttaaaaattcttGTATGTTTGCATATCTatacttattatatatatatatacatacatacatatatatatatatatatatatatatatatataaaggttGATACGGTCCGAATTATGTGACATCAATTAATTGTTAtgaaaaaatgacaaaaaagaaaagaagattAATTAGAATAGATATGAAGGATCACTTGAAGATAAATCAATGACTTAGCACACGTTGATTGATTTGTATAATTTAGCAACACAACAATAATATAACAAACACGTACGACCGAAACACATCAATATGACGGGTATTTACTTAGACCCGAGCGAGTTTATAGGACCAACCCAACTCAACTCAACCCGACCTGGCGATTTAGTATGTCATATGTGAACATTTACAAATTCAAAAGAGTGGAATGTGCATTGAAGAACTACAACCATTGACATTAATAGTACAAAATGGGGAGAAAGAGGTTGAGTTCAAGCTATCCGAACAATTGATGTAATGACTCATGTTGTTTTATATTAACACTATCAacattaatattatattcacatGTTGAAATATGGATCCTTGAATACAAAATCGTGATACAATCATGAGAGTAATAAATTCTGGAGTTGACTTCAAGCAGTTCGTTAATTATTACTCATAAAAGGGGCGGAACTATGTATATTTTCCtgtagaaaattttaaaaattcgatAGAAGTATTAATGTCAGTTCATTAGAGACAATTTAGTTTAGTGGATCGGTTAATTGCtatttcataattaattttTCTATGAACTCTATTTATTCTTTGATTTCTGTTACATAATTACTCTTTAAATATCGTTTCTAAACTAGGAggaagagtatgtctcttgcgagactgtctcacgaaactttatctgtgagacggatcaatcctaccgatattcacaataaaaagtaatattcttatcataaaaagtagTACATTTTCATGGAAGTATAGTTTTAAAAGGACACTAGACCTGTAtcttttatgtttttaaaatttaaaacggAGGATTAAAcgagaattaaatttttttatagaatAGTTTTCCAAAcatctttttaattatttttagctataaaatcaattttttaaatagcTGTTCCAATAACTTTTCaacttttaaaacatttttacataGAATAGTTGTTCAAACATATAATTATtccttttaaaatattttataaaaaattcgTGAAAAACACTTCTATAAATACATttttaatatgatatatttcacctttttaaaattttgattatttttttccaCAGGTACATGACAATACATACGTGGCTGTTACATCGATGTCATATCAACTCCAAAATTGCAATGTCCTAAATAAAAAAGCGCATTACAAATCGCAAACTATCGAATAAAATCATTAGACCCTCAAATTTGACTCGAACCTATACCTGAATATATTTGATTTAGACTCAAATTCCataattttgaataatatttaaactaattaaaaaaaaaaaaaagtaggaCGCAGCTGAATCTTGAGCATGGCTCACACCCAAAGACGCTCAGAGCCAAGGGGCGGGTGGGTGCGACGCCTGCCTCAACAGAACACCCCCTAATTGATTAACAataggtattttattaaatattataagtATTTTGCTCCCCCTTCAATTTGGTCTACTCTCCTCCCTACCCGCGCCCCGCAACACCACAATTGCTCAAAATTGCTACGAAGtttattttaaacttatttaaaaattaaagaataataaataaataaaagtaaaaattaaaaatacaatATAGATTTTAGGACCAGTTACCCCAGTTAATATATAAGAACATATTTTGTTATGAATAATATAATGTTTTAAGTGTGTTTGCAACAGGCTTGTTATTttcgaatatatatttaaaagcaACAATGATATCATCGGATTTTGTTGCAGAGCGTGACAACTTACATGGCCAAAACATAAAACATACAATCAGAGACTGGATGATCATTATTTTTGGTTATTTTCCCTAAAAATAACgtctttttcttaaaaaaaaccaATTATTAATCTAAGCAGTAAGAGGCACAAGAAGTCAAAGGATTCAAAAATGAAAATCTTTGAagcaaaaaagaaaatatataaaaaaatgatttaacaGAATAAATTTATGAACAAAGGCTGAAGTGTATGATATCATCACACAATTACAGGATAACAATCCAAGTGAAACCACAAGCACCAAAATTAACTAGTTGCGTTATGGTGATCAGTTTCTACAAACTTTAGGCACAGGAACATTCACTCACTTTGCtgcatatttatattataatctgaaataaaataaacaaaataaaattaaatgtttcatcttataatatttatgaaattaaggtggatttaatcaattaattcgTACATGGAAAGCTGATCACTTGAAGAAAGCTCCACTGTCAATGGCATCCTTGTTAGCATCTCCAAGGGCAGCATCTTTCAAGTATGTTTCAGCCAATTGCACCCTCTTCACATTCTCCTGCTCCTTCACAAGCATGTATCCATACTCCATCAGCTTCTCTAGTGTCATCTCCGGCTGCTCGAATTTCGGCGGTCCTTCCCTCGAGTTAACTAGTTTCCGTCCCACCAGATCGACTCCGACATTTGAAACCCACTTCCTCACTTCGTCGTCATACACTCTTGCCCTCAAAGcgccaaagaaatctgcagtttATCTAATATTTTagtttcaaataaataaatatgtatatTGGTTTTGAACAAGATTGAAGGATATGAAGTTAGCTAGCACACCGATGGATTGGCCTGGGAAGGTGTCGACTAGGGTTACGATGGCTTCCAACGGGACGTTGTCGGTACGGAAAATGCCGGTGCAAACGCCTATACGGTCTTCACGTGTGGGAGCCCAGTAGAACTTCTCCATACGCCCGTCACGGATGAGGGGAGCATACAATGTGGAGAAGTCGTTACCCGTGCAGATGATAGGCACACGGGGGTTCTCTTCTTTGTTGTACATGCCGGGGAGCTGCACGTTGGTGGGGTTATCGGCGATGTTCATGAGCGTGGCGTTCACCATCTGGTTGTTGACGGTGTACTGAGTCGTCCCGCCCATACGCCCCGCGCCGGCGTCCAGATCGTTGATGAAGAGGCAGCACATCTTTCCCTTCCTGATGAAGTCGGCTGCTTCACGGTATCGTTGCCTGATCAGCTTCGCGGGCTCTCCGGCGTTCCCGCTTTCGAGCTCTCCGGCACTCATCATGATAGGGCTGTTCATACACGTATTGGTCAGGTTGATTTTCTTATCATTTTTATCAGATATTGAGATCATAAACCAACCAACAACAATTTATATGCAACATACTTGATTCCCATCTTGGCGAAGACAAGCTCGCATTGGAATGATTTTCCTTGCCCTTTGCCTCCCCAAACACCCAAAATAAGAGGAACCTGTGGAACATTAACAACCTCGAATCAAGTATCATTCTTTGAATAAGCATACATAAAAGGGTACTTTTTAACTTTCTATCTTTATCGAAGAACAATCTTATAAAAATGATGTATTTTAACTAATAAAAACCTTATATAATAAGATGACTTGCATATGAGATCACCTTGATGTTAGGCAATGTCATGAAGTTCTTGGTGATGTGAACCACAACCTTGTCCATGAAAGACGGAGAAATGTAATATCCCGACTCTATGTTGTCAAAGTTATATCTAGTAGTAACGATTAACATTGTTAATATTTGTCATGCTAAATTTCACTAATATATGAAACAAAGTATTACGTTTTAAGTCCCTGGCTGAGGTACTCGTACGAGCTAAGGACGGCGTCGTGTGTTCCCATTCCGGAAGGAGCTTGAAAGAGAGCATCAACCATACCCTTTCCTCTAGTAATATCTTGTTGATCATCGGAAATATCTTCACCAAGTCCCTTCCATCTGTCCTCCGCCACGATCTTGAAACTCGAACGTGAACTCTTTGGGACGAATGCCAAATTCACCTTCTTTAAGCTACTTCCAAAGAAGGATGAGCTGGAGACTGCAGCTCCAGCCCCAGATCCATTCAAATTCACCTGCAATATTCAACTTGATCTTAATGTAATTGATCAATTGATTGTAAAGTcgagaaaatgctggaattttGTTTAGATTAGTTTCCATTTTGATTCAAAACTTGGACTTTAACAAAAGCCCATGTCACATTATATCTATACAGGATACAAACTAAACCCCCATAAAACACGAAAAAATTCGAATACCGGCGCCCGGTTAACGGATCCAATGGTCGAGACTGCGGCAACCATTGCTGCAAGTGATCGAAGTGTATAAGATTGTGGAGTATGTATTCGAATTCAAGAGCAGTGAGAGCCACT
Protein-coding sequences here:
- the LOC142538401 gene encoding ribulose bisphosphate carboxylase/oxygenase activase 2, chloroplastic-like, yielding MVAAVSTIGSVNRAPVNLNGSGAGAAVSSSSFFGSSLKKVNLAFVPKSSRSSFKIVAEDRWKGLGEDISDDQQDITRGKGMVDALFQAPSGMGTHDAVLSSYEYLSQGLKTYNFDNIESGYYISPSFMDKVVVHITKNFMTLPNIKVPLILGVWGGKGQGKSFQCELVFAKMGINPIMMSAGELESGNAGEPAKLIRQRYREAADFIRKGKMCCLFINDLDAGAGRMGGTTQYTVNNQMVNATLMNIADNPTNVQLPGMYNKEENPRVPIICTGNDFSTLYAPLIRDGRMEKFYWAPTREDRIGVCTGIFRTDNVPLEAIVTLVDTFPGQSIDFFGALRARVYDDEVRKWVSNVGVDLVGRKLVNSREGPPKFEQPEMTLEKLMEYGYMLVKEQENVKRVQLAETYLKDAALGDANKDAIDSGAFFK